The Syntrophorhabdales bacterium genome has a segment encoding these proteins:
- a CDS encoding macro domain-containing protein: MYMETLKQVTVDGIQLRVVRGDLTECRVDAIVNAANSRLQHGGGVAGAIVRKGGKVIQEESNKVGFVPVGKAAITGAGNLKARFVIHAVGPMWGEGDEVFKLRSAVRSSLKLATDRGFESLAMPAISAGIFGFPKAECARIIVSEIVSFTASEKTTLKEIIVCLMDAEIITFFENELENIGQGK; the protein is encoded by the coding sequence ATGTATATGGAAACTCTCAAACAGGTGACGGTAGACGGGATTCAGCTTCGCGTTGTGCGAGGAGACCTCACTGAGTGCCGCGTCGACGCGATTGTCAATGCCGCCAATTCACGGCTCCAGCACGGCGGAGGAGTGGCCGGTGCCATCGTGAGAAAAGGCGGGAAGGTCATTCAGGAAGAGAGCAATAAGGTGGGCTTTGTTCCTGTGGGTAAAGCGGCCATAACAGGCGCCGGCAATCTGAAGGCTCGCTTCGTCATTCATGCCGTGGGTCCCATGTGGGGCGAAGGTGACGAGGTCTTCAAGCTCAGGTCAGCAGTACGTAGTTCGCTGAAGCTGGCTACAGACCGGGGTTTCGAAAGCCTTGCTATGCCCGCCATCAGCGCTGGTATTTTCGGTTTTCCCAAAGCGGAATGCGCCCGTATCATCGTCAGCGAGATTGTCTCTTTCACCGCGTCAGAAAAAACCACTCTCAAAGAGATCATTGTTTGCCTCATGGACGCAGAGATCATCACTTTTTTCGAAAATGAACTTGAAAACATAGGGCAGGGAAAATAA